From the genome of Sander lucioperca isolate FBNREF2018 chromosome 1, SLUC_FBN_1.2, whole genome shotgun sequence, one region includes:
- the ciz1a gene encoding cdkn1a interacting zinc finger protein 1a isoform X1: MFNPHIHQQQQQQQQQQQQQFHQHLRQLQQLFQQQPPPPPQPPPGHHVAHHHHQAQRAIPVAPQTAPPPRMVNLCQATQTTILAPNPMLQGALLMQQMQGNMRAFGMAGQQFRQFFTARSRSSLLGPVPMGMAIKSPMMGFPAGRSFHPHARYYNNNNTTASSSSSITIADSAARQPDRKRDSEQMAAESTDNQPAAGSTNETTDKTETDGAMGGMDEPTQPSEEQLEEPVVKKQRTEGSEEQCVVETVTIADTDGEVLSSECNSNAEDSQPEDCILLEEECSILEEECSTGRSEALEESKAAEVHSCLSAPSPSARLSEDDHQVDLLSEEMPQGKDAPLASPDNQPEEEDGVVEGASTFYCYLCSITCHNQQNFRSHMNSVSHQQRMMEIQHMSNACLVTLLPRVQESLQEAIKDGEKKADLKHWCATCHTHFTSSIMDHRRTEEHKLAIAISSCTVCKKHFRTSQIFVEHLQSQEHRQKLEKLQEQEGCEALGKLTAMDTDGFSLEEVEGSEVEEGEKRQINEQVQDDWSSLKEVSLKDMASDEQYDSDTVYGSSFFVPVAGFICRLCNKFYHFESSALHTHCKSIKHFENLKRYRELRSQKSGAVESSRESLLAADSLRPVTETTTDCTDENSLSDETGSVTNLNSIQPIITLTRLTVQTENQQQAEPDPTSQDSISTSATSTGNTDQELSLHIKEETTSQVSVVLENPAELPAGSREEPDSEPAAAAEDANGDEEEREAPAVPGKKNGTGKAKPKRRSGRATNRR; the protein is encoded by the exons ATGTTCAATCCACACATccatcaacagcagcagcagcaacaacaacagcagcagcaacagtttCACCAGCACCTGCGGCAGCTACAACAACTTTTCCAGCAGCAGCCTCCACCTCCGCCGCAGCCGCCTCCTGGGCATCATGTCgcccatcaccaccaccaggcACAGCG AGCCATTCCTGTTGCTCCCCAGACAGCCCCTCCTCCCAGGATGGTCAACCTGTGCCAGGCAACCCAGACCACCATCCTAGCCCCCAATCCCATGCTGCAAGGGGCCCTGCTGATGCAGCAGATGCAGG GTAACATGCGGGCTTTTGGGATGGCTGGACAGCAGTTCCGTCAGTTCTTCACTGCTAGATCCAGGTCGTCTCTGCTCGGGCCAGTTCCCATGGGCATGGCCATCAAGTCCCCCATGATGGGTTTCCCAGCTGGTCGATCATTCCACCCACATGCTCGctactacaacaacaacaacaccacagcctcttcctcctcttccatcACTATTGCA GACTCTGCAGCTCGCCAGCCAGACAGGAAGAGGGACAGTGAGCAGATGGCAGCAGAGAGCACAGACAACCAACCAGCAGCTGGCAGTACCAATGAAACCACTGACAAGACTGAAACAG ATGGTGCCATGGGAGGAATGGATGAACCCACACAGCCCTCCGAGGAGCAACTTGAAGAACCTGTAGTCAAAAAGCAGAGGACAGAGGG GTCAGAGGAACAATGTGTTGTTGAGACGGTCACGATTGCAGATACAGATGGGGAAGTTCTGTCTTCAGAGTGTAACAGCAACGCAGAGGACAGCCAGCCTGAAG ATTGCATCCTTCTGGAGGAAGAATGCTCCATTCTGGAGGAAGAATGCTCCACAGGGAGATCAGAAGCGCTGGAGGAGAGCAAAGCTGCTGAG GTGCACAGCTGTTTGTCAGCCCCGTCCCCATCTGCCAGGCTGAGTGAAGATGACCATCAGGTTGATTTACTCTCAGAGGAGATGCCACAGGGCAAAGATGCCCCTTTGGCTTCACCAGACAACCAGCCGGAAGAAGAGGATGGTGTAGTGGAGGGCGCCAGCACGTTCTACTGCTACCTCTGCAGCATTACCTGCCACAACCAGCAA aACTTCAGGAGTCATATGAACAGTGTTTCCCACCAGCAGAGGATGATGGAGATCCAACACATGAGCAACGCTTGCCTGGTCACCCTGCTGCCACGAGTGCAGGAGTCTCTACAGGAAGCAATCAAAGATGG AGAGAAGAAAGCCGACTTGAAGCATTGGTGTGCCACCTGTCACACCCACTTCACCAGTAGCATCATGGACCACCGTCGCACCGAGGAGCACAAA CTCGCCATAGCCATCTCCTCCTGCACAGTCTGTAAGAAACACTTCAGGACCTCCCAGATTTTTGTGGAGCACTTGCAGTCCCAGGAGCACAGGCAGAAATTAGAGAAG CTCCAGGAGCAGGAGGGCTGCGAGGCCTTAGGCAAGCTGACGGCTATGGACACAGACGGCTTCTCGTTGGAAGAGGTGGAGGGCAGTGAGgtggaggaaggagagaaaagacAGATAAATGAACAG GTACAGGATGACTGGTCCTCCCTTAAAGAAGTCTCTCTAAAGGACATGGCCAGTGATGAGCAGTATGACTCTGACACAGTCTACG GGTCCAGTTTTTTTGTTCCAGTAGCAGGTTTTATCTGCAGACTCTGCAACAAGTTTTACCACTTTGAATCGTCTGCCCTACACACCCACTGCAAATCAATCAAGCACTTTGAGAACCTCAAG AGGTACAGAGAGTTGCGGAGTCAAAAAAGTGGAGCTGTTGAATCTTCCAGAGAGTCTCTCCTAGCTGCAGACAGCCTCAGACCTGTAACAGAAACCACCACAGACTGTACGGATGAAAATTCCCTTTCTGATGAGACTGGTTCAGTGACGAACCTGAACTCCATCCAGCCCATCATTACACTCACCCGGTTGACCGTGCAGACAGAAAACCAGCAACAAGCAGAACCTGACCCAACCTCACAGGACTCTATCAGTACCTCAGCGACCAGCACTGGCAACACAGACCAAGAGCTCAGCCTCCACATCAAGGAAGAGACCACATCCCAGGTCTCTGTAGTTCTGGAGAATCCAGCCGAGCTGCCTGCTGGTAGCAGAGAGGAGCCAGACTCGGagccagcagctgctgctgaggATGCAAATGGAgacgaggaggagagggaagctCCTGCTGTCCCAGGGAAAAAGAATGGCACAGGGAAGGCAAAACCCAAACGCAGGTCAGGCAGGGCCACAAACAGACGCTGA
- the ciz1a gene encoding cdkn1a interacting zinc finger protein 1a isoform X2, producing the protein MFNPHIHQQQQQQQQQQQQQFHQHLRQLQQLFQQQPPPPPQPPPGHHVAHHHHQAQRAIPVAPQTAPPPRMVNLCQATQTTILAPNPMLQGALLMQQMQGNMRAFGMAGQQFRQFFTARSRSSLLGPVPMGMAIKSPMMGFPAGRSFHPHARYYNNNNTTASSSSSITIADSAARQPDRKRDSEQMAAESTDNQPAAGSTNETTDKTETDGAMGGMDEPTQPSEEQLEEPVVKKQRTEGSEEQCVVETVTIADTDGEVLSSECNSNAEDSQPEDCILLEEECSILEEECSTGRSEALEESKAAEVHSCLSAPSPSARLSEDDHQVDLLSEEMPQGKDAPLASPDNQPEEEDGVVEGASTFYCYLCSITCHNQQNFRSHMNSVSHQQRMMEIQHMSNACLVTLLPRVQESLQEAIKDGEKKADLKHWCATCHTHFTSSIMDHRRTEEHKLAIAISSCTVCKKHFRTSQIFVEHLQSQEHRQKLEKLQEQEGCEALGKLTAMDTDGFSLEEVEGSEVEEGEKRQINEQDDWSSLKEVSLKDMASDEQYDSDTVYGSSFFVPVAGFICRLCNKFYHFESSALHTHCKSIKHFENLKRYRELRSQKSGAVESSRESLLAADSLRPVTETTTDCTDENSLSDETGSVTNLNSIQPIITLTRLTVQTENQQQAEPDPTSQDSISTSATSTGNTDQELSLHIKEETTSQVSVVLENPAELPAGSREEPDSEPAAAAEDANGDEEEREAPAVPGKKNGTGKAKPKRRSGRATNRR; encoded by the exons ATGTTCAATCCACACATccatcaacagcagcagcagcaacaacaacagcagcagcaacagtttCACCAGCACCTGCGGCAGCTACAACAACTTTTCCAGCAGCAGCCTCCACCTCCGCCGCAGCCGCCTCCTGGGCATCATGTCgcccatcaccaccaccaggcACAGCG AGCCATTCCTGTTGCTCCCCAGACAGCCCCTCCTCCCAGGATGGTCAACCTGTGCCAGGCAACCCAGACCACCATCCTAGCCCCCAATCCCATGCTGCAAGGGGCCCTGCTGATGCAGCAGATGCAGG GTAACATGCGGGCTTTTGGGATGGCTGGACAGCAGTTCCGTCAGTTCTTCACTGCTAGATCCAGGTCGTCTCTGCTCGGGCCAGTTCCCATGGGCATGGCCATCAAGTCCCCCATGATGGGTTTCCCAGCTGGTCGATCATTCCACCCACATGCTCGctactacaacaacaacaacaccacagcctcttcctcctcttccatcACTATTGCA GACTCTGCAGCTCGCCAGCCAGACAGGAAGAGGGACAGTGAGCAGATGGCAGCAGAGAGCACAGACAACCAACCAGCAGCTGGCAGTACCAATGAAACCACTGACAAGACTGAAACAG ATGGTGCCATGGGAGGAATGGATGAACCCACACAGCCCTCCGAGGAGCAACTTGAAGAACCTGTAGTCAAAAAGCAGAGGACAGAGGG GTCAGAGGAACAATGTGTTGTTGAGACGGTCACGATTGCAGATACAGATGGGGAAGTTCTGTCTTCAGAGTGTAACAGCAACGCAGAGGACAGCCAGCCTGAAG ATTGCATCCTTCTGGAGGAAGAATGCTCCATTCTGGAGGAAGAATGCTCCACAGGGAGATCAGAAGCGCTGGAGGAGAGCAAAGCTGCTGAG GTGCACAGCTGTTTGTCAGCCCCGTCCCCATCTGCCAGGCTGAGTGAAGATGACCATCAGGTTGATTTACTCTCAGAGGAGATGCCACAGGGCAAAGATGCCCCTTTGGCTTCACCAGACAACCAGCCGGAAGAAGAGGATGGTGTAGTGGAGGGCGCCAGCACGTTCTACTGCTACCTCTGCAGCATTACCTGCCACAACCAGCAA aACTTCAGGAGTCATATGAACAGTGTTTCCCACCAGCAGAGGATGATGGAGATCCAACACATGAGCAACGCTTGCCTGGTCACCCTGCTGCCACGAGTGCAGGAGTCTCTACAGGAAGCAATCAAAGATGG AGAGAAGAAAGCCGACTTGAAGCATTGGTGTGCCACCTGTCACACCCACTTCACCAGTAGCATCATGGACCACCGTCGCACCGAGGAGCACAAA CTCGCCATAGCCATCTCCTCCTGCACAGTCTGTAAGAAACACTTCAGGACCTCCCAGATTTTTGTGGAGCACTTGCAGTCCCAGGAGCACAGGCAGAAATTAGAGAAG CTCCAGGAGCAGGAGGGCTGCGAGGCCTTAGGCAAGCTGACGGCTATGGACACAGACGGCTTCTCGTTGGAAGAGGTGGAGGGCAGTGAGgtggaggaaggagagaaaagacAGATAAATGAACAG GATGACTGGTCCTCCCTTAAAGAAGTCTCTCTAAAGGACATGGCCAGTGATGAGCAGTATGACTCTGACACAGTCTACG GGTCCAGTTTTTTTGTTCCAGTAGCAGGTTTTATCTGCAGACTCTGCAACAAGTTTTACCACTTTGAATCGTCTGCCCTACACACCCACTGCAAATCAATCAAGCACTTTGAGAACCTCAAG AGGTACAGAGAGTTGCGGAGTCAAAAAAGTGGAGCTGTTGAATCTTCCAGAGAGTCTCTCCTAGCTGCAGACAGCCTCAGACCTGTAACAGAAACCACCACAGACTGTACGGATGAAAATTCCCTTTCTGATGAGACTGGTTCAGTGACGAACCTGAACTCCATCCAGCCCATCATTACACTCACCCGGTTGACCGTGCAGACAGAAAACCAGCAACAAGCAGAACCTGACCCAACCTCACAGGACTCTATCAGTACCTCAGCGACCAGCACTGGCAACACAGACCAAGAGCTCAGCCTCCACATCAAGGAAGAGACCACATCCCAGGTCTCTGTAGTTCTGGAGAATCCAGCCGAGCTGCCTGCTGGTAGCAGAGAGGAGCCAGACTCGGagccagcagctgctgctgaggATGCAAATGGAgacgaggaggagagggaagctCCTGCTGTCCCAGGGAAAAAGAATGGCACAGGGAAGGCAAAACCCAAACGCAGGTCAGGCAGGGCCACAAACAGACGCTGA